In Papaver somniferum cultivar HN1 chromosome 1, ASM357369v1, whole genome shotgun sequence, a genomic segment contains:
- the LOC113361256 gene encoding uncharacterized protein LOC113361256, protein MAPAGKKMETEFNRFKNEFHSREGPYISGKAEDGSDIPLPEKFSSSYQPWKFELSEAETKKVTAKRDKTLHNASASQNNKVKSLGDKTSSKGKYIPKRPTSKSSSKTTSTMDDLSRKRKRYDSSSSSESSEDDISVSDDSSIPSSLKESLRARLSYVISSDHQRRLTKLEKENAKLKAENSTNSSLIRRARERNDELIDLYNLSDEAANLPDGETLLEHLNSSLNNYPNQGFENLNLEELRLKYASLRKSHRSLLTTFNNFKHRLHEIQEQIQVLETKKIKLIDEKDEITLKGAKALEKFQESIVEVQKEHKEKNYLQKIEELETRLDSEEEKNYPQKIEELETHSEGGDEESEEEISGSEAERDED, encoded by the exons ATGGCTCCTGCTGGCAAGAAGATGGAGACAGAATTCAATAGGTTCAAGAATGAATTTCATTCGAGAG AGGGTCCTTATATTTCTGGTAAAGCTGAGGATGGTTCTGATATTCCTCTTCCTgaaaagttttcttcttcttaccaACCTTGGAAGTTTGAACTTTCCGAAGCTGAGACAAAGAAAGTG ACTGCTAAAAGGGACAAAACTTTACACAATGCATCAGCTTCGCAGAATAATAAA gtgaaATCTTTAGGTGATAAGACTTCAAGTAAAGGTAAGTATATTCCTAAAAGGCCTACGTCTAAATCTTCATCAAaaacgacatctacaatggatgaTCTCTCTAGGAAGCGTAAAAGATACGATTCCTCTTCAAGTTCGGAGTCTAGTGAGGATGATATCTCTGTTTCTGATGATTCATCAATTCCTTCTTCTTTGAAAGA ATCTTTG AGAGCCCGTTTATCTTATGTAATCTCCTCGGACCACCAAAGGAGACTtactaaacttgagaaagaaaATGCCAAGCTTAAAGCTGAGAATTCAACCAATTCTAGTTTGATTCGCAGAGCCcgagaaagaaatgatgaactcattg ACCTGTATAACCTTTCGGATGAGGCTGCCAATCTTCCTGATGGTGAAACCCTTTTAGAAcaccttaattcttctttaaataaCTATCCCAACCAAGGATTTGAAAATCTGAATTTGGAAGAATTAAGATTGAAATATGCTTCTCTTAGAAAAAGCCATAGATCTTTATTGACTACATTTAATAACTTTAAACATCGTCTTCATGAGATCCAAGAACAAATTCAAGTTTTGGAAACAAAGAAGATTAAGCTTATTGATGAGAAAGACGAGATCACTCTTAAGGGTGCGAAAGcactagaaaaattccaagaatCCATTGTTGAGGTTCAAAAAGAAC ATAAGGAGAAGAATTATCTTCAGAAGATTGAAGAGTTAGAAACTCGTTtagattctgaagaagagaagaattatCCTCAAAAGATTGAAGAATTAGAAACTC ACAGTGAGGGaggagatgaagaatctgaagaagaaaTAAGTGGTTCTGAGGCTGAGCGAGATGAAGATTAA